Proteins from a single region of Fodinibius sp. Rm-B-1B1-1:
- a CDS encoding 1,4-dihydroxy-2-naphthoyl-CoA synthase encodes MNWKTVNEYEDITFKKSNGVARIAINRPELRNAFRPKTLFELQDAFMDVREDSSIGVVLLTGEGPSPKDGKWAFCSGGDQNVRGKAGYKDDAGTPRLNVLDLQRLIRFMGKVVICVVPGWAVGGGHSLHVVCDLTIASKEHAIFKQTDADVASFDGGFGSALLARQVGQKKAREIFFLGRDYSAQEAYDMGMVNAVVPHDELEETAYQWAQEILEKSPTAIRMIKYAFNLVDDGMVGQQVFSGEATRLAYMTDEAAEGRDAFLEKRKPNWDDYPWIG; translated from the coding sequence ATGAACTGGAAAACCGTCAATGAATACGAAGATATCACTTTTAAAAAGTCCAACGGCGTAGCACGTATTGCGATTAATCGCCCTGAACTCCGCAATGCTTTTCGTCCTAAAACGCTTTTTGAATTGCAAGATGCCTTTATGGATGTCCGGGAAGATTCCAGCATTGGAGTCGTACTACTCACGGGTGAAGGCCCATCCCCTAAAGATGGTAAATGGGCATTTTGTTCAGGTGGAGATCAAAACGTGCGCGGCAAGGCCGGTTATAAAGATGACGCCGGAACACCTCGGCTAAATGTACTCGACTTACAGCGCCTTATCCGCTTTATGGGCAAAGTGGTTATCTGTGTGGTACCAGGCTGGGCCGTTGGGGGCGGACATAGCCTCCATGTGGTTTGTGACCTCACAATCGCCAGTAAAGAGCACGCTATCTTTAAACAAACTGATGCCGATGTTGCCAGCTTTGATGGTGGCTTTGGCTCGGCTCTATTGGCCCGACAAGTGGGACAAAAGAAAGCGCGCGAAATCTTTTTCTTAGGTCGAGACTACTCCGCACAAGAGGCCTATGATATGGGGATGGTGAATGCAGTCGTTCCTCACGATGAGCTGGAAGAAACAGCCTACCAATGGGCACAGGAAATTCTTGAAAAAAGTCCTACTGCTATTCGCATGATTAAATATGCTTTTAACCTCGTTGATGACGGTATGGTCGGTCAACAAGTATTTTCCGGTGAAGCTACACGGCTGGCTTATATGACCGACGAGGCTGCCGAAGGCCGCGACGCCTTCCTCGAAAAGCGCAAACCCAACTGGGATGATTATCCCTGGATTGGGTAG
- a CDS encoding isochorismate synthase encodes MTHKQFSEVAASLDSLAASNNFHNLQAFLSELFDNSDTQFASISFPIDTIDPLAFLEICWKDDAFQYYWEKPNDEFAIAASGALTTITANGPNRFEEVNHQFQAIRNKTAEYSEIEHPNSGFYLLGGFSFFDKLNSPNWDSFAPATFTLPEWIIIKDGKFSLVTFTVDLDTFDTANELNTYLSNQLTQLDQILEQETQKANKENGGSDINPSLPSNRFDHQKWVKSVSEAKELIREDIFEKIVLARHLSFPKNNNTTPTQVLNKLREQYINCYNFLLHQPSGKTFLGSTPERLVSARNKLLLTEALAGSIRRGTTATEDTLLEKQLSGNRKDQDEHSFVIKDIEERLEPFTNDLQRHASPDIKKLSNVQHLYTPIRARLNSDSNIFEVIEQLHPTPAVGGYPWTKAEPYIKELEHFERGMYAGPIGWINAKGDIEFAVSIRSALFNKDNVHLFAGCGIVEDSDPEAEWEETNLKLKPLLSALQYD; translated from the coding sequence ATGACACACAAACAATTTTCAGAGGTGGCGGCTTCTTTGGATTCTCTTGCAGCCTCCAATAATTTTCATAACCTACAAGCTTTTCTATCGGAGCTCTTCGACAATTCCGATACACAATTTGCCAGTATTAGTTTTCCTATCGATACCATTGATCCTCTGGCCTTTTTGGAAATATGTTGGAAAGATGATGCTTTTCAATATTACTGGGAAAAACCGAATGATGAGTTTGCCATTGCTGCCAGTGGGGCCCTCACTACAATTACAGCTAATGGTCCCAATCGATTTGAGGAAGTTAATCATCAATTCCAGGCTATTCGCAACAAGACCGCCGAATATTCAGAGATAGAACACCCCAACTCAGGATTCTATCTGCTCGGTGGGTTCTCCTTCTTTGATAAGTTGAACAGTCCAAACTGGGATTCTTTCGCTCCCGCAACCTTTACCCTTCCGGAATGGATCATCATAAAAGATGGCAAATTCTCACTCGTTACTTTTACGGTTGATTTAGATACCTTTGATACAGCTAACGAATTAAATACTTATTTAAGCAATCAGCTTACACAGCTCGATCAGATCCTGGAGCAAGAGACCCAGAAAGCCAACAAAGAAAATGGGGGTTCAGATATAAATCCTTCACTACCCTCCAACAGATTTGACCATCAAAAATGGGTTAAATCTGTTTCAGAAGCCAAAGAATTGATCCGGGAAGATATATTTGAGAAAATCGTATTAGCCCGTCATCTCAGCTTTCCCAAAAATAACAATACAACCCCAACACAGGTCCTCAATAAGCTTCGGGAGCAATATATCAACTGTTATAACTTTTTGCTCCACCAGCCATCAGGAAAAACTTTTTTAGGTTCCACGCCCGAACGATTGGTCTCAGCACGTAATAAACTACTCCTCACCGAAGCATTAGCCGGAAGCATCCGCCGGGGAACCACCGCGACTGAAGATACCCTCTTAGAGAAACAGCTGTCGGGCAACCGCAAAGACCAAGATGAACATAGCTTTGTTATAAAGGATATTGAGGAACGACTGGAACCATTCACCAATGATTTACAACGGCATGCCAGTCCCGATATCAAAAAACTATCAAACGTTCAGCACTTATATACCCCTATTCGGGCCCGACTTAACAGTGATTCCAACATTTTTGAAGTTATCGAGCAATTACATCCAACGCCCGCAGTAGGTGGTTACCCCTGGACCAAAGCCGAACCCTATATTAAAGAACTGGAACATTTTGAACGCGGCATGTACGCCGGACCCATTGGCTGGATTAATGCCAAAGGCGATATTGAATTTGCCGTAAGCATCCGGAGTGCCCTGTTTAACAAAGACAACGTACATCTTTTTGCAGGATGCGGGATCGTAGAAGACTCCGATCCGGAAGCCGAATGGGAAGAAACAAATCTTAAATTGAAGCCCTTGCTTTCTGCCCTTCAATATGATTGA
- the menD gene encoding 2-succinyl-5-enolpyruvyl-6-hydroxy-3-cyclohexene-1-carboxylic-acid synthase: protein MIESHQGNIALRWANTFFKHLSSSGVQHVVISPGSRSTPLTLAAAINPRLKKQVILDERSAAFTALGIGKATNMPAALICTSGTALANYHPAVIEARQSGVPLILATADRPPHLHATGANQAIDQLKIFGDYPVFFQNVGEPQTGDKDIKRLRMLAQQSVSISREKRGPVHLNFPFRKPLEPTTDYQQKIQQEYIKSNDDSEGHTPEVSTGITLDDSFQQQISSAQKPLIIVGPLAPGDDTTSIVELANKINAPILSEPSISSQQVIHSFAGFLRNESLRTQLAPDMILRFGFQPTDKSLELALDQWSPNHHVHFASTTSWQDATLSNSQRIAWMGKKFSTTGISSQTKSQWSNQWKDAAKQFASHYRNIISQKNTLTDGVIYHRLTPQLTDQHFVMASNSFPARDIHLFGEQASNIPLFVNRGASGIDGITSTAMGISRGLQKSGVLFTGDLAFLHDTNALLNHRNMEQSLAIVVINNNGGSIFRMLPIANNQKHFETYFETPQQANINKLAETYDIPYHSVETISALNKIDLPEFLSTNHGLSILECKTNPDASMELRKKLWDFQP, encoded by the coding sequence ATGATTGAATCACACCAAGGTAATATTGCCTTACGCTGGGCAAACACGTTTTTCAAACACCTTTCAAGTTCGGGAGTGCAACACGTCGTTATCTCTCCAGGCTCCCGTTCAACACCCCTGACATTAGCGGCGGCCATAAATCCAAGGTTAAAAAAGCAGGTTATTTTGGATGAGCGATCAGCTGCATTTACCGCTCTGGGGATAGGCAAAGCCACCAATATGCCGGCCGCGCTAATCTGCACATCAGGAACAGCATTAGCCAATTATCATCCCGCAGTTATTGAAGCCCGACAATCCGGAGTTCCCCTTATTTTAGCAACCGCCGATCGTCCCCCTCATTTGCATGCAACCGGTGCTAACCAAGCAATCGACCAGCTTAAAATTTTCGGGGATTATCCAGTTTTTTTTCAGAACGTGGGCGAACCTCAAACTGGAGATAAAGATATAAAACGCCTTCGGATGCTGGCTCAACAATCTGTTTCTATCTCCCGAGAAAAACGGGGACCGGTTCACCTCAACTTTCCATTTCGTAAGCCACTTGAACCTACTACAGATTACCAGCAAAAAATTCAGCAGGAGTATATAAAAAGTAATGATGATTCTGAAGGGCATACTCCGGAGGTCTCAACGGGGATCACTTTAGATGACTCCTTTCAACAACAGATTTCATCCGCTCAAAAACCGCTGATTATAGTAGGGCCACTGGCCCCAGGTGATGATACCACCTCCATTGTAGAACTGGCGAATAAGATAAATGCCCCTATTCTGTCAGAGCCATCTATTTCATCACAACAAGTAATACATAGCTTCGCGGGATTTTTGCGCAATGAGAGTTTGCGAACTCAACTTGCCCCAGATATGATCCTCCGCTTTGGCTTTCAACCGACTGACAAAAGCCTGGAACTTGCATTAGACCAATGGTCACCCAACCATCACGTTCATTTTGCCAGTACAACCTCCTGGCAAGATGCCACCTTATCCAATAGTCAACGTATCGCATGGATGGGTAAGAAATTCAGCACCACCGGTATTTCTTCTCAAACAAAATCTCAATGGAGCAACCAATGGAAAGATGCAGCAAAACAGTTTGCCTCTCATTATAGAAACATCATTTCGCAGAAAAATACGCTTACCGATGGCGTTATCTACCACCGGCTGACGCCTCAGCTTACGGATCAACATTTTGTGATGGCATCAAACTCTTTTCCCGCCCGCGACATTCATTTATTTGGAGAACAAGCATCAAACATCCCGCTTTTTGTAAACCGGGGCGCCAGTGGTATCGATGGAATTACTTCTACAGCTATGGGTATTAGCCGCGGACTTCAAAAGTCAGGAGTACTTTTCACCGGCGACTTGGCTTTTTTACATGATACCAATGCCCTGCTCAATCATAGAAATATGGAGCAGTCGCTTGCCATAGTTGTGATCAATAATAACGGCGGATCTATCTTTCGAATGCTACCCATTGCCAACAATCAAAAACATTTCGAAACCTATTTTGAAACACCTCAACAAGCAAATATAAACAAGCTCGCTGAGACGTATGACATCCCTTACCATTCGGTTGAAACTATTTCTGCTCTCAACAAAATAGATTTGCCAGAATTCTTATCTACTAATCATGGATTATCAATTCTGGAATGTAAAACCAATCCCGATGCTTCCATGGAATTGCGCAAAAAACTCTGGGATTTTCAGCCATGA
- the menH gene encoding 2-succinyl-6-hydroxy-2,4-cyclohexadiene-1-carboxylate synthase yields MKYITVNNQQYALAIHQQDNSLPYLLMLHGFMGDRRVFNHLIDDLSNFCNPVTIDLLGFGKTAKPTSQNRYREKYQVADLYSLIQQLNYKPLYLYGYSMGGRLALHIVSQHVQLFKGLILESTNCGIVDPKERKKRQKIDAERAESITNDFKAFLSDWKKLDLFASPIRPDKSLTQKYYQIQSEQSPSALAASLQGFGTGSMTPICDHLPNIKLPTLLIAGSADEKYQHINQHLSKQLPNATFSSIKAGHRIHLDNPQALESELQNFLTKL; encoded by the coding sequence ATGAAATATATCACCGTTAACAATCAGCAATATGCTTTAGCGATTCATCAACAGGATAATTCTCTACCCTACCTATTGATGCTGCACGGTTTCATGGGTGATCGGCGGGTGTTTAACCATCTAATCGACGACCTTAGCAATTTTTGTAATCCAGTAACCATCGATTTATTGGGATTCGGGAAAACCGCTAAACCTACTTCCCAAAATCGATATCGAGAAAAGTATCAGGTAGCTGATCTTTACTCTTTGATTCAACAACTTAATTATAAACCACTCTATCTTTACGGCTACAGCATGGGGGGACGCTTGGCACTTCATATCGTATCTCAACATGTCCAATTATTTAAAGGATTAATTTTAGAAAGCACCAACTGTGGAATTGTTGATCCAAAGGAACGAAAAAAGCGCCAGAAGATTGATGCTGAACGAGCTGAATCTATCACTAATGATTTCAAAGCATTTTTATCAGACTGGAAGAAACTCGATCTTTTTGCATCGCCAATACGGCCAGATAAATCGCTGACTCAAAAATATTATCAAATCCAATCTGAACAATCGCCCTCGGCTCTCGCAGCTTCATTACAAGGATTTGGTACGGGATCGATGACACCAATTTGTGATCATCTCCCTAACATAAAACTACCTACGCTTTTAATTGCCGGATCGGCCGACGAAAAATATCAACACATTAATCAACATTTGTCCAAACAACTGCCAAATGCTACCTTTTCGTCTATCAAGGCGGGACATCGCATCCACCTCGACAACCCTCAAGCTTTGGAATCGGAGCTACAAAATTTTTTGACAAAATTATAA